A stretch of DNA from Streptomyces venezuelae:
ACCAGGGAGAGCAGCAGCGGCCACCACCGGTCGTCGACGAAGACATAGGTGCGCTGGGCCCAGCCGATGGGCGAGAACCAGGAGAGGGCCTGGTTGCCGACGTCGCCGGAGGCCCGCAGGGCGAAGGCGGCGCCGATGGCGGCGAGCGCCATCCCCGACGCTCCTCGGGAGTGCGCGGTCAGCTGTACGGTGATCGCGGCCACGCCCGCGAACACCAGGCCGACCGAGGCGTGGGCCAGTCCGTACAGCAGGGCCCCGCCGAAGCCGATGCCCTCGATCCCCATGCCGCCGAGGCCGACGGCCAGCAGCAGGGCCAGGCCGAGGTTGGCGACGGCGGCCGTGGCCAGCGCGGCGGCGAGATGGGCATGCCGGCCCACGACGGCCGAGCGGACCAGCTCCGCGCGGCCCGTCTCCTCCTCGGCCCGGGTGTGCCGGGTGACGATGAGGACGCTCATCAGGGCCACCAGGACGGCGGCGATGCCGAGCATGCGGTGCCCGAGCATGGCACCGAAGGTGTAGTCCTCCAGGTAGTGCCGGGGGCCCGTCATGGCCAGCACGGCGGGGGTGTCCGAGCTGCGCGCGATCGAGGCCCGGTCGGCGGCCGTGGGGTAGAGCGTCTTGACGTTGTTCGCGGTACCCGCCGAGGCGACGAAGAGGGCGAAGACCCAGACGGGGATCCTGATGCGGTCCCGGCGGAGGTTGAACCGCAGGAGCGTGCCGGCCCCGGCGAACACCCGGCCGCCCTCTGCGGCGCGAGCGCGCGCGGGGGCGGGGGAGGCGGTGGTGGTGGTCACCGGACACCGTCCCCGGCGGCGGCCCGGCCGTTGGCGGCGAGCTGGTCGCCGTAGTGGCGCAGCATCAGCTCCTCCAGGGTCGGCGGGTGGCTGACCAGGCTGCTCAGCCCGAACTGGGAAAGCCTGCGGATCACCGTGTCGAGGTACGCTCCGTCGACGGCGAAGTGCACCCGGTTGCCCTCGGTGCGCAGGCCGTGGACACCGGGGAGGGACTCCAGGCCCGTGACGGGTGCCGAGGTCTCCGCCTCGATGGTCGTCCGCGTGAGGTGGCGCATCTCGCCCAGCGTGCCGGTCTGTACCACCCGCCCCTGGCGGATGATGCTGACGCGGTCGCAGAGCTTCTCCACCTGCGCCAGGATGTGGCTGGAGAGCAGGATGGTCCGGCCGGCCGCCTTGGCCTGGAGGATGACGTCCTGGAACACCACCTCCATCAGCGGGTCGAGGCCGGCGGTCGGCTCGTCGAGCAGCAGCAGTTCGGCGTCCGAGGCGAGGGCCGCGACGATGGCGACCTTCTGCCGGTTGCCCTTGGAATACGTGCGGCCCTTCTTGGTGGGATCGAGGTCGAAGCGCTCGATCAGCTCGTCCCGGCGCTGCTTGTCGAGGCTGCCGCGCAGCCGGGACAGCAGGTCGATCGCCTCACCTCCCGTGAGGTTGGGCCAGAGCTCCACGTCACCCGGCACATAGGCGAGGCGGCGATGGAGTTCGACGGCCTGGTTCCAGGGGTCCTTGCCGAGCAGTCGGGCGCTTCCGCCGTCCGCACGCAGCAGGCCCAGGAGGACCCGAATGGTGGTGGATTTGCCGGCCCCGTTGGGCCCGAGGAAACCGTGTACCTCGCCCGTCTCCACTGTGAGGTGGAGCCCGTCGAGGGCTTGCACCCGACCGAAGGACTTCCGCAGGTCGGACAACATGATTGCCTTCGTCATGCTGATGAAGTTACTGTGATTTCACAAACCTGTGAAGATAAGGAACCGTTAAAACGGGTCCGGCGCACAACGAGGAAGCGGGAGGGGCCCAGGTGGGCGATGCGAAGCGGAATACGGAGGCGGTGTCGGAGTTTGTCGAACGGTTCGCCTCGGAGCTGGCCGAGGCCGGCATGCCGCGCATGCCGTCCCGGGTGTTCAGCTGCCTGATGGCGCACGACAGGGGCGTTCTGACATCGGCTCAGCTCTCCGAACGGCTCCAGGTGAGCCCGGCCGCCGTGTCGGGAGCCGTCGGGTACCTGGTCCGGGTCGGCCTCGTGAGCCGGGAGCGGGAGCCCGGTTCGCGCCGCGACCGCTACAGGGTGCGCGACAACGCCTGGTTCGAGTCGATGGCGCAGCGGGACGAGACGATGCTCCGCTGGATCCGCGTCCTGAAGGAGGGTGTCGACGCGGTCGGCGGTGACAGTGCGGCCGGCCGACGGCTGTCCGAGAGCGGCGAGTTCTTCGCCTTCATGATGGCGGAGCTGAGCGGCGTCCTGGACCGCTGGCGCGCTCGCCAGGGGATCGGTCCCACCGGAACTCCGTAGCCTCCGGGGCCCTGCTGGGGTCGGAACTGGGGAAGGCCCGGGTGCGGGCGGGAACCCGCCGCGTCAGGCTGCGTCTGGCCGCACCGGCCGAACCGCCGGGCGAGAAAGGTGATGAGGTGTCCGAGCTCGACGTGAGTGCGATCCCCGCGCAGCCGAACGTGAACGACCCCGCCGTCTATGACTGGTACCGCATGATGCGGGACGAACACCCCGTGCACCGCGACCCGGTGACGGGCTGGTGGGTGGTCTACCGGTACGCCGACGCCCGGCACGTGCTGACCCACCCCGAGACCTTCTCCTCGGAGATGCACCGGATGGGCTTCCCCGAGACGGGCCTGGAGAGCCTCCCGCAGATGGACCCGCCGCGGCACACCCGCGTACGGGGGATCCTCAGCACGGCCTTCACCCCGCACTCGATCTCCGAGTACGAGGAGCTGATCGTCCGTACGACGAATGAGATCATCGACGGCTTCATCGGCAAGGACCGCATCGACCTGGTGGCCGATCTCGCCTACACCGTGCCGATCGCGGTCATCCTGGAGATCCTCGGTCTCCCGGCCGAGGACCGGCACCTCTTCTACGACTGGGCGCGCAAGGTCATGGGCGTGACACCGGAGGAGATGGCCCAGCCGGACTTCGCGGAGGCAATGGGCCGGCTGCAGCAGGAGGCGATCACCTATCTGCGGGAGAAGGTGCGCGAGCGCCGCAACAAACCGGGGGACGACATGCTCACCCGGCTCGCGAACGCCGAGCTCGACGGCGACCGGCTCACCGAGGACGAGACGGTCAACTTCGCCAACGTCATGTTCGCCGGCGGCCACATCAGCACGACCATGACCATCGCCAACGCCGTAGACCTCTTCGACCTGAACCCGGCGGCCCAGGCCGAGGTCCGCGCCAACCCCGAACTGATCGGACAGGCCATGGAGGAGGTCCTGCGCCACCGCCCGCCCATCACGACCGGGCTGCGCGCCTCGACCCGGGACGTCGAGCTGGCCGGGGTGATGATTCCGGCCAATCAGCACGTGGCAGCCAGCTTCTGCTCGGCGAACCGGGACGAGCGCCAGTTCCCCGACCCGGAGGCGTTCGACGTCCACCGCCGCAGTGAGGGCCGGCACTTCGGCTTCGGCTTCGGCACGCACCACTGCATCGGCAACGCCCTCGGCCGCCTGGAGTCCCGGCTCGTGCTGAAGGTGCTGTTCGAACGCTTCCAGGAGATCCAGGTGGACCGCGATGCCGTCGGGTGGGCACTGCCTCCGCAGATGGTCGGCTTCGACAGCCTGCCGGTTGCCTTGCGCGCCGCCTGACACGCACTCGGCATTCCGCCAACACAGCCGCCCGCACCGGCCGTCGCCGGTGCGGGCGGTCGTGTTGGCCGAGCCCCCGAGGTGGCCGGAAATTGCTACTGCGATTCCTTGACGGCTCCTGAACGGACCTGGCGAGTCCGGCCGATGTACGGTCTCACCGATCGAGGCGAGCACCCCTGCGAAGAACATCACGTCAACTGCTCAGCGGACGGACAGTCACTCTTCTCCGAAAGGTGTGAAGCAGATGCGGCGCGAGGGCGCGGTCCTTCTGGAACGAGTCCACGAAAGAGAACTCCTGGAAGCCGGGGTGCGGCGCGCGCACAGAGGCAACGGCGGAATGGTCGTACTGGAGGGAGCCGCGGGGCTGGGGAAGACCAGCCTGCTCCGAGGCGCCCGGGAGGAAGCAGCCGACCTCGGTTTCGGCATCCTGCACGCCCGCGGCTGCGAACTGGAGCGGGACTTCCCCTGGACGGTGGTGCGCCAGCTCTTCGAGTGCTTCCTCGACGGCGGGCACCACGGCGAGGGCCGGAACCCGATGGCCGGTCCCGCAGCCCTGGCCGGCGGCATCTTCGACTACGGGCAGGCGGAGACCCGCACCGGCCCGGCGGTGGAAGAGCAGCTCTACGCAGCGCTCCACGGCCTGTACTGGCTCTGCCGCAACCTCGCCGAACGGCAACCCCTGCTGCTGGTCATCGACGACGCCCAGTGGGCGGACGCGGCATCACTGCGCTTCGTCAGTTACCTCGCCAACAGGCTCGACGACGACCCGATCCTCGTCGTTCTCGCGACATCACCGGCCGAGGAGGCCGCCCACAGTGACCTGCTGCGGACCGCCTGCGCCGCGCCGCTGGCCGAGCTGGTCACGCTCAGCGAACTGACCCCGGACGCGGTCCGGCAGCTCACCGCCGAGACCCTCGGCGACACCCCTGACGAGTCCTTCGCAGAGGCGTGCCACACTCTGACCGGGGGCAACCCGCAGCACCTCCTCGAACTGCTGAGGGAGGCGGAGCGCGCCGGAATTGCCCCGGTCGCAGCTGACGTCCCGCGGATCCACGGCCTGGCTCCGGGCCGGGCCGCCCAGGGCGTGCGACGGAGGCTCGACCGGCTGCCGGACCGGGCGATCGCCCTTGCCCGGGCCGTCGCCGTACTGCGCGGGCAGGCCGAGCCGCAGCACTGCGCCCGGGTTGCCGGACTGGACGAGGACGGAGCCTCGGAAGCGGCGGGCGTCCTCAGGGATGCGGGCCTGCTGGCTTCGGGCACCCCCTACGCGTTCAACAGACCGGTGATCAGGCAAGTGGTGTACGAGGGGATTCCGGCCCGGCTTCGCAATGCCGCCCACCGGACCGCGGCGGAGTGTCTCAGCACGGACCCGGCCACCGCCGTCCCCGCAGCCGAGCATCTGTGCCGGACCGACCCGGGCCCGGACCGCTGGGCCGCCGACGTACTGCGGGCCGCGTCCAGCCGGCTGGTCGGTCAGGGCGACCCGCAGTCCGCCGCCCGCTACCTCCGCCGGGCCATGGGGGAACTGAGCGCCCACGAGACGGACGCCTCGTTCTGGGCGGAACTCGGTGCGGCCGAACTACGCGCCCACGAGCCCGCGGCGGTCGAGTGTCTGACCGAGGCTCTGCACCGGAGGCCGAGGCCGGACCTGGAACGCGCCATACGCCTCGACCTCGCCCAGGCCCTCGCCGCCGCCGGCCGCCCCGATGAGGCCGCCGAGACGCTCTCCGGTCACACTTCGGCCGGCGGGAGCCAGCTCTGGGCCCTGGGGGCCGTGCTGCACCGGCTGTTCGCCACCACGCAGGCTCCGTGCCCCTCCGGTCCTCACGTCGAGGACCGGGCGACCCTGTGTGCCCACGCCGCCGCGGAGGCCCTGTCCCGGGGCCGGCCGCTGCACCGCGTGGCCCGGCTGTCGGCCGCGGCGGTCGCGGACGGTGCCCGGCTCGGCCCGCACGACGTGGAACTGCCCCCCGCCTCCATCGCCGCCTGGGTGCTCGCCCAGTGCGGTGATCCGGTCAGTGCGGAACGCGTCCTGAACGAGGTCATCGTTGCGGCCTCGCGGGCCGGGCACCTGCTGGCCTCGGCCACCGCGGAAAGCCTGCGGGCCATGGTGCTGCTCGACACCGGACGGATCACCGAGGCCGCGGACGCCGCTCGATCGTTGCTCGGCCGCACCGGCGCGAAGGACCTGGAGACGGTCCACGTACCGCTCGCCACGGCCGTGCTCATCCACTGCATGATCGAGCAGAACCGTGCGGGGGAGGCCGCGGACCTGCTCGCCCGCCAGGGCCTGGCCGACGGCCTGCACGGTGGCGCCGTGTACCTGCCGGTGCGTGTGGCCCGTGGCAGGCTGTTCGCCGCGCTGGGGCGTACGAGGGAGGCGGTCCGCGAATTCCTCGACTGCCGGCGCCTCGCTCAGAAGGGCCCGTGGCGCCATTTCTGTGCCACGGGCGGCTGGTTCGTCGACGGCGTACGGGCGCTCGCACTGGGAGTGGGCGCGTCCGCCGCCCGCACGCTCGCCTTCGACGAGGTGAAACGGGCGAGTTCCCTCGGCGCGGCCCAGCCGCTGGCCGCCGCCCTCTGCGCGTACGGAGAGATCGTCGGAGGCGACAAGGGCATCCGGCGCATGGAGCAGGCCGATCACCTGCTGGCGGAGCTGCCGCTGCCCCTGGACCGGGCCCGTGTCCTGCTCGCCCTCGGGGGCGCGCTGCGCCGCGGCGGTGACCGCTTGGGCGCCCGGCAGCGGCTCACCGCGGCGGCCGAACTGGCCCGCGGCTGCGGAGCGGAGTCCCTGGAGAACGCGGCGCACGCCGAACTGCGACTGACCGGGGCCCGGCCCGCTCCCGCCACGTCCAAAGACGCGGCCGCGCTGACGCCCGCGGAGCAGCGC
This window harbors:
- a CDS encoding ABC transporter ATP-binding protein, whose product is MTKAIMLSDLRKSFGRVQALDGLHLTVETGEVHGFLGPNGAGKSTTIRVLLGLLRADGGSARLLGKDPWNQAVELHRRLAYVPGDVELWPNLTGGEAIDLLSRLRGSLDKQRRDELIERFDLDPTKKGRTYSKGNRQKVAIVAALASDAELLLLDEPTAGLDPLMEVVFQDVILQAKAAGRTILLSSHILAQVEKLCDRVSIIRQGRVVQTGTLGEMRHLTRTTIEAETSAPVTGLESLPGVHGLRTEGNRVHFAVDGAYLDTVIRRLSQFGLSSLVSHPPTLEELMLRHYGDQLAANGRAAAGDGVR
- a CDS encoding GbsR/MarR family transcriptional regulator; protein product: MSEFVERFASELAEAGMPRMPSRVFSCLMAHDRGVLTSAQLSERLQVSPAAVSGAVGYLVRVGLVSREREPGSRRDRYRVRDNAWFESMAQRDETMLRWIRVLKEGVDAVGGDSAAGRRLSESGEFFAFMMAELSGVLDRWRARQGIGPTGTP
- a CDS encoding cytochrome P450 — encoded protein: MSELDVSAIPAQPNVNDPAVYDWYRMMRDEHPVHRDPVTGWWVVYRYADARHVLTHPETFSSEMHRMGFPETGLESLPQMDPPRHTRVRGILSTAFTPHSISEYEELIVRTTNEIIDGFIGKDRIDLVADLAYTVPIAVILEILGLPAEDRHLFYDWARKVMGVTPEEMAQPDFAEAMGRLQQEAITYLREKVRERRNKPGDDMLTRLANAELDGDRLTEDETVNFANVMFAGGHISTTMTIANAVDLFDLNPAAQAEVRANPELIGQAMEEVLRHRPPITTGLRASTRDVELAGVMIPANQHVAASFCSANRDERQFPDPEAFDVHRRSEGRHFGFGFGTHHCIGNALGRLESRLVLKVLFERFQEIQVDRDAVGWALPPQMVGFDSLPVALRAA
- a CDS encoding ATP-binding protein; this encodes MRREGAVLLERVHERELLEAGVRRAHRGNGGMVVLEGAAGLGKTSLLRGAREEAADLGFGILHARGCELERDFPWTVVRQLFECFLDGGHHGEGRNPMAGPAALAGGIFDYGQAETRTGPAVEEQLYAALHGLYWLCRNLAERQPLLLVIDDAQWADAASLRFVSYLANRLDDDPILVVLATSPAEEAAHSDLLRTACAAPLAELVTLSELTPDAVRQLTAETLGDTPDESFAEACHTLTGGNPQHLLELLREAERAGIAPVAADVPRIHGLAPGRAAQGVRRRLDRLPDRAIALARAVAVLRGQAEPQHCARVAGLDEDGASEAAGVLRDAGLLASGTPYAFNRPVIRQVVYEGIPARLRNAAHRTAAECLSTDPATAVPAAEHLCRTDPGPDRWAADVLRAASSRLVGQGDPQSAARYLRRAMGELSAHETDASFWAELGAAELRAHEPAAVECLTEALHRRPRPDLERAIRLDLAQALAAAGRPDEAAETLSGHTSAGGSQLWALGAVLHRLFATTQAPCPSGPHVEDRATLCAHAAAEALSRGRPLHRVARLSAAAVADGARLGPHDVELPPASIAAWVLAQCGDPVSAERVLNEVIVAASRAGHLLASATAESLRAMVLLDTGRITEAADAARSLLGRTGAKDLETVHVPLATAVLIHCMIEQNRAGEAADLLARQGLADGLHGGAVYLPVRVARGRLFAALGRTREAVREFLDCRRLAQKGPWRHFCATGGWFVDGVRALALGVGASAARTLAFDEVKRASSLGAAQPLAAALCAYGEIVGGDKGIRRMEQADHLLAELPLPLDRARVLLALGGALRRGGDRLGARQRLTAAAELARGCGAESLENAAHAELRLTGARPAPATSKDAAALTPAEQRVADKASEGLTNKEIAQALFITVKTVEWHLGQAYSKLGIRKRSELARALSPVGAVPAPLRHSA